One region of Deltaproteobacteria bacterium genomic DNA includes:
- the pstC gene encoding phosphate ABC transporter permease subunit PstC: MSSPAVRLAAARPRRPRRLGDPAFRALSLAFALSVIAIAGTIAVVLLRRSALARAAFGLGFLWTSTWDPVALRFGALPFIYGTLATTAIAITIALPLGLGAAVCLAELMPRRLADPLTFLIELLVAVPSVIYGLVGVFVLVPAIRSVEQAVAPVLGSIPLFAGPAYGVGLLAAGILLAVMIVPFIVSVSREVLLAVPQTQRDAALALGATRWETVRDVVVPYARSGILGSVFLALARALGETMAVTMVIGNRPELAASLFAPAYTMAAVLANEFTEATDDVYLAALVEIGLVLFAITLAVNAIARLLIATVRPAPGAARP, encoded by the coding sequence CTGTCCTCTCCCGCCGTCCGCCTCGCGGCGGCCCGGCCACGCCGCCCGAGACGGCTCGGCGATCCGGCGTTTCGCGCCCTCTCGCTCGCCTTCGCGCTCTCGGTCATCGCCATCGCCGGCACCATCGCCGTCGTGCTGCTGCGCCGCTCGGCGCTGGCGCGGGCGGCCTTCGGGCTGGGCTTCCTCTGGACGTCGACGTGGGACCCGGTCGCGCTCCGCTTCGGGGCCCTCCCCTTCATCTACGGGACGCTCGCCACCACCGCGATCGCGATCACGATCGCGCTCCCGCTCGGCCTCGGCGCCGCGGTCTGCCTCGCCGAGCTCATGCCCCGGCGGCTCGCCGACCCGCTCACCTTCCTGATCGAGCTGCTGGTCGCCGTGCCGAGCGTCATCTACGGCCTGGTCGGCGTATTCGTCCTCGTGCCGGCGATCCGTAGCGTCGAGCAGGCCGTCGCGCCCGTGCTCGGGTCCATCCCGCTCTTCGCGGGACCCGCCTACGGCGTGGGGCTCCTCGCGGCCGGCATCCTCCTCGCAGTCATGATCGTCCCGTTCATCGTCAGCGTGTCGCGCGAGGTCCTCCTCGCGGTGCCGCAGACGCAGCGCGACGCAGCCCTGGCGCTCGGGGCCACGCGCTGGGAGACGGTGCGCGACGTGGTCGTCCCCTACGCGCGCTCGGGCATCCTGGGCTCGGTCTTCCTTGCCCTGGCGCGCGCGCTCGGCGAGACCATGGCGGTGACCATGGTGATCGGCAACCGTCCCGAGCTCGCCGCCTCGCTCTTCGCGCCCGCCTACACGATGGCCGCCGTGCTCGCCAACGAGTTCACCGAGGCGACGGACGACGTCTACCTGGCCGCGCTGGTCGAGATCGGGCTCGTGCTGTTCGCGATCACGCTCGCGGTGAATGCGATCGCGCGGCTCCTGATCGCCACTGTCCGGCCGGCGCCCGGCGCCGCGCGCCCATGA
- the pstA gene encoding phosphate ABC transporter permease PstA, which produces MNATYRHRRRIERLMFGATAGATVATLGVLVFLLGYIAWQGMSSLSWSFFTALPAPVGEAGGGMANAIVGSAKLLLTAAMVGIPVGFLGGVYLAEYGRGSLASWVGYAADVLNGVPSIVIGITVYALVVIPIGHFSTLAGGVALGVMMVPVALRSTEEFLRLVPDSLREAALALGAPRWVTIVRVVIPAAGRGITTGLLLSLARVAGETAPLLFTALNNRFWSPGWLQPTASLPVMIFTYAIAPYEDWHRQAWAAGLVLLALVLGTNVLARFLLRSGAVRSA; this is translated from the coding sequence ATGAACGCGACCTACCGGCACCGCCGCCGCATCGAGCGGCTCATGTTCGGGGCGACGGCAGGCGCGACCGTGGCGACACTCGGTGTGCTGGTCTTCCTGCTCGGCTACATCGCCTGGCAGGGCATGAGCTCGCTCTCGTGGAGCTTCTTCACCGCGCTCCCGGCGCCCGTCGGCGAGGCGGGCGGTGGCATGGCGAACGCCATCGTGGGGAGCGCGAAGCTCCTCCTCACGGCGGCCATGGTCGGCATTCCCGTCGGCTTCCTCGGCGGCGTCTACCTCGCCGAGTACGGCCGCGGATCGCTCGCCAGCTGGGTCGGCTACGCGGCGGACGTGCTGAACGGCGTCCCCTCGATCGTGATCGGCATCACGGTCTACGCGCTCGTCGTCATCCCCATCGGCCACTTCTCGACCCTGGCGGGCGGGGTGGCGCTCGGCGTGATGATGGTCCCCGTCGCGCTGCGCTCGACCGAGGAGTTCCTGCGCCTCGTCCCCGACTCGCTGCGCGAGGCGGCGCTCGCGCTCGGCGCCCCGCGCTGGGTGACGATCGTGCGCGTCGTCATCCCCGCCGCCGGGCGCGGCATCACGACCGGCCTCCTCCTCTCGCTCGCGCGTGTCGCGGGCGAGACCGCACCGCTCCTCTTCACGGCGCTCAACAACCGCTTCTGGAGCCCGGGCTGGCTCCAGCCGACGGCGTCGCTCCCGGTCATGATCTTCACCTACGCGATCGCGCCCTACGAGGACTGGCACCGCCAGGCCTGGGCGGCGGGCCTCGTGCTCCTGGCCCTCGTGTTGGGGACCAATGTCCTCGCCCGCTTCCTCCTGCGCAGCGGAGCGGTGCGGAGCGCCTAG
- a CDS encoding phosphate ABC transporter ATP-binding protein: MHPPAAATDAPIKIAVRDLVVHYGGTCALEAVSLDIPAHRVTALIGPSGCGKSTFLRCLNRMNDHIPGARVTGQVTIDGDPIYGSEVDPVVLRRRVGMVFQKSNPFPKSVFDNVAFGPRVHGERDSLCLREIVERTLRQAALWDEVKDRLDRSALELSGGQQQRLCIARALAVEPEVVLMDEPASALDPIATAKIEELIHELKNAYTIVIVTHNMQQAARVSDLTAYFYLGRLVEFGPTERLFTNPVRPETEDYITGRFG, from the coding sequence ATCCATCCCCCGGCGGCGGCCACCGACGCGCCGATCAAGATCGCCGTGCGCGATTTGGTCGTCCACTACGGCGGCACCTGCGCCCTGGAGGCCGTGTCGCTCGACATCCCGGCGCACCGCGTGACGGCGCTGATCGGTCCGTCGGGCTGCGGCAAGTCGACGTTCCTCCGCTGTCTCAACCGCATGAACGACCACATCCCGGGCGCGCGCGTCACCGGCCAGGTGACCATCGACGGCGACCCGATCTACGGGTCTGAGGTCGATCCCGTCGTGCTTCGCCGCCGCGTCGGGATGGTCTTCCAGAAGTCCAACCCCTTCCCCAAGTCCGTCTTCGACAACGTCGCCTTCGGGCCTCGCGTGCACGGCGAGCGCGACTCCCTGTGTCTGCGCGAGATCGTCGAGCGCACACTCCGCCAGGCTGCGCTCTGGGACGAGGTGAAGGACCGGCTCGACCGCTCCGCCCTCGAGCTCTCGGGCGGGCAGCAGCAGCGACTCTGCATCGCGCGCGCGCTCGCGGTCGAGCCCGAGGTGGTGCTCATGGACGAGCCGGCCTCGGCCCTGGACCCGATCGCGACCGCCAAGATCGAAGAGCTGATCCACGAGTTGAAAAACGCCTACACGATCGTCATCGTGACCCACAACATGCAGCAGGCCGCCCGCGTCTCGGACCTGACCGCCTATTTCTACCTGGGCCGGCTGGTCGAGTTCGGGCCGACCGAGCGCCTGTTCACCAACCCCGTGCGGCCGGAGACCGAGGACTACATCACGGGACGGTTCGGCTGA
- the phoU gene encoding phosphate signaling complex protein PhoU, whose translation MPLHTDRAFEEQLGQLRTAVLEMGGLVEEQIGQAVRALTQRDEALAHATIERDHTVNRFDVEIDDLSLKLLALRQPAARDLRLITTTLKITTDLERIGDMATHIAERAIELAAEVPIKPYIDIPRMADVARDMLRRSLDAFVREDTELALSVCLADDTIDQLHEQLFRELLSYMVENPATVSRAMRLLFVSKYLERVGDHATNIAEMVIFMVKGRSIRHMDKLPREL comes from the coding sequence ATGCCGCTCCATACCGACCGGGCCTTCGAGGAGCAGCTCGGCCAGCTCCGTACCGCCGTCCTCGAGATGGGCGGGCTCGTGGAGGAGCAGATCGGGCAGGCGGTGCGCGCGCTCACCCAGCGCGACGAAGCGCTCGCCCACGCCACCATCGAGCGCGACCACACCGTGAACCGCTTCGACGTCGAGATCGACGACCTCTCGCTCAAGCTGCTGGCGCTCCGCCAGCCCGCGGCGCGCGACCTCCGCCTCATCACCACCACGCTCAAGATCACGACCGACCTGGAGCGCATCGGCGACATGGCGACCCACATCGCCGAGCGCGCGATCGAGCTCGCCGCCGAGGTGCCGATCAAGCCCTACATCGACATCCCGCGGATGGCCGACGTGGCGCGCGACATGCTCCGGCGGAGCCTCGACGCCTTCGTGCGCGAGGACACCGAGCTGGCGCTGAGCGTGTGCCTCGCAGACGACACGATCGACCAGCTCCACGAGCAGCTCTTCCGGGAGCTGCTGTCCTACATGGTCGAGAACCCGGCCACGGTCAGCCGCGCCATGCGGCTCCTCTTCGTCTCCAAGTACCTCGAGCGGGTGGGCGACCACGCCACCAACATCGCCGAGATGGTGATCTTCATGGTGAAGGGGCGCTCGATCCGGCACATGGACAAGCTGCCGCGCGAACTCTGA
- a CDS encoding arsenate reductase ArsC, whose product MPRATVIFACVENAGRSQMAAALFNALADPAAARAVSAGTEPAERVHPAVEQVMRELGIELGDARPRHLTGDLVARADVLITMGCGEACPVVPGVPHEDWPLPDPKDEPVERVREIRDQIRVRVEALIARSGW is encoded by the coding sequence ATGCCGCGCGCGACCGTGATCTTCGCGTGCGTCGAGAACGCCGGCCGCTCGCAGATGGCGGCCGCGCTCTTCAACGCGCTCGCCGACCCCGCGGCGGCACGCGCGGTCTCGGCCGGGACCGAGCCCGCGGAGCGGGTGCACCCGGCGGTCGAGCAGGTCATGCGGGAGCTGGGCATCGAGCTCGGCGATGCGCGGCCGCGGCACCTGACCGGCGATCTGGTCGCGCGCGCCGACGTGCTCATCACCATGGGCTGCGGCGAGGCGTGCCCGGTCGTCCCCGGGGTGCCCCACGAGGACTGGCCGCTCCCCGACCCCAAGGATGAACCCGTCGAGCGCGTGCGGGAGATCCGCGATCAGATTCGCGTGCGGGTCGAGGCACTGATCGCGCGCTCGGGCTGGTAA
- a CDS encoding acyl-CoA dehydrogenase, which yields MSTYGLTPEVRALRERMRRFIDEEVIPAEPVLARDDEAAAETTRRLKARAKAEGLWALGHPKEIGGGGVPFMPFVYLNEVIGRSHWGQVAVGSLSMQDSIMLHLYGTAEQKRRWLEPLVAGDIYPSVGLTEPEVAGSDPTLMQSTARLEGDHWVVNAHKWFTSGANRAAFTTIFAITEPEAPPHERFSAVIVPTDTPGYEIVRVVPTMGHTGGAHCEIRLSDVRVPRDHLLGGRGHGFVVAQKRLGPGRIFHCMRWLGQAERAFELMCARATTRFAHGSLLSEKGEIQRYVAESAAEIQAARLMTLDAARAMDGGSEARVEIALIKFWGARMLHDVIDRAIQVHGALGVTADTPLEFMYREARYARIYDGPDEVHRMVVARRLLRDPFGAAPWA from the coding sequence ATGTCGACGTACGGCCTCACCCCGGAGGTCCGCGCGCTGCGCGAGCGCATGCGCCGCTTCATCGACGAGGAGGTCATCCCGGCCGAGCCCGTGCTCGCGCGCGACGACGAGGCCGCGGCCGAGACCACGCGGCGCCTCAAGGCGCGGGCCAAAGCCGAGGGCCTGTGGGCGCTCGGCCATCCGAAGGAGATCGGCGGCGGGGGCGTGCCGTTCATGCCGTTCGTCTACCTGAACGAGGTGATCGGCCGCTCGCACTGGGGGCAGGTCGCCGTCGGCTCGCTCTCGATGCAGGACTCGATCATGCTCCACCTCTACGGTACCGCGGAGCAGAAGCGGCGCTGGCTCGAGCCGTTGGTAGCGGGCGACATCTATCCCTCGGTCGGCTTGACCGAGCCCGAGGTGGCGGGCTCCGACCCCACCCTCATGCAGTCGACGGCGCGGCTCGAGGGCGACCACTGGGTGGTGAACGCTCACAAGTGGTTCACGAGCGGCGCCAACCGCGCGGCCTTCACCACCATCTTCGCCATCACCGAGCCCGAGGCGCCGCCGCACGAGCGCTTCTCGGCGGTCATCGTCCCGACGGACACCCCGGGCTACGAGATCGTGCGCGTGGTCCCCACCATGGGCCACACCGGCGGCGCGCACTGCGAGATCCGGCTCTCCGACGTGCGCGTGCCGCGCGATCACCTGCTCGGGGGCCGCGGCCACGGCTTCGTGGTCGCGCAGAAGCGGCTCGGCCCGGGGCGCATCTTCCACTGCATGCGCTGGCTCGGCCAGGCCGAGCGCGCCTTCGAGCTCATGTGCGCGCGCGCGACCACGCGCTTCGCGCACGGCTCGCTCCTCTCGGAGAAGGGTGAGATCCAGCGCTACGTCGCCGAGTCGGCGGCCGAGATCCAGGCGGCGCGCCTGATGACGCTGGACGCTGCACGCGCCATGGACGGGGGCAGCGAGGCGCGCGTCGAGATCGCGCTCATCAAGTTCTGGGGCGCACGCATGCTCCACGACGTGATCGACCGCGCCATCCAGGTGCACGGCGCGCTCGGGGTCACGGCCGACACGCCGCTCGAGTTCATGTACCGCGAGGCACGCTACGCGCGCATCTACGACGGACCGGACGAGGTACACCGCATGGTGGTCGCGCGCCGCCTGCTGCGGGACCCGTTCGGTGCGGCGCCGTGGGCGTGA
- a CDS encoding PAS domain-containing protein, producing MTPTPSSSSPSAASATSSTPTRSSRRLVLQFVLPTLAALGAALATAIPYVALTVERHQIETLGERLLAEARVAGEALPWTAGAPLDVACAQLAADLGVRLTVIAADGRVLGESTRSSESLENHADRPEVKDALTMGRGQAVRHSATVGALLLYTAWLQTRADAVRVVRTALPLTAVAENVAHLRRLLVIGLLAAMLLGLATSLVLSRRVLRRIQRLVAFARAVAGGAPAPYLAPERRDDLGVLEAQLAEMAREVAATIAALRVERERLEAILRGMVEGVLVTDLVGRVALMNERARELLGLPAGLDGAGRSLVEVARQPQVSEMLRGLAGGETVLSRDLMLEGAERTTLQVNGARLCGPDGQPFGYVLVLHDVTELRRLEVVRRDFVANVSHELRTPVTAIKGYAETLLGPAGDDREARRRFLSVIDRHSERLGRLIDDLLTLSDLELGRSPLRLGTVAVAPAVEDALQILSDTAARGGVELGAQVDPASPALEADADRFRQVLINLVDNAIKYTPGGGRVFVRAAASGAEHDGMVEIAVEDTGVGIPARDLPRLTERFFRVDKGRSRALGGTGLGLAIVKHIVQAHGGELGITSAVGRGTTVRVLWPAAAPARPAAEVAR from the coding sequence ATGACGCCAACCCCGAGCTCATCCTCACCGTCCGCGGCGTCGGCTACAAGTTCAACCCCGACGCGCTCGAGCCGTAGGCTCGTCCTCCAGTTCGTCCTGCCGACGCTCGCGGCGCTCGGCGCCGCGCTCGCGACGGCGATCCCCTACGTCGCGCTCACGGTCGAGCGGCACCAGATCGAGACGCTCGGCGAGCGCCTCCTGGCCGAGGCGCGCGTCGCGGGGGAGGCGCTGCCGTGGACGGCCGGCGCGCCGCTCGACGTGGCCTGCGCGCAGCTCGCCGCCGACCTCGGCGTCCGCCTCACCGTGATCGCGGCGGACGGCCGCGTGCTCGGCGAGTCGACGCGCTCCTCGGAGTCGCTCGAGAACCACGCCGATCGGCCCGAGGTCAAGGACGCCCTCACCATGGGCCGCGGCCAGGCCGTCCGCCACAGCGCCACGGTCGGCGCGCTGCTTCTCTACACCGCCTGGCTGCAGACGCGCGCCGACGCGGTGCGCGTCGTGCGCACGGCGCTGCCCTTGACGGCGGTGGCGGAGAATGTGGCGCATCTCCGCCGGCTCCTCGTCATCGGGCTCCTCGCGGCGATGCTCCTCGGCCTCGCGACCTCGCTCGTCCTCTCGCGCCGCGTGCTGCGCCGCATCCAGCGGCTGGTCGCGTTCGCGCGCGCCGTCGCGGGCGGCGCCCCCGCGCCCTACCTGGCGCCCGAGCGGCGCGACGACCTGGGCGTCCTCGAGGCGCAGCTCGCCGAGATGGCGCGCGAGGTGGCGGCCACCATCGCGGCGCTGCGCGTCGAGCGCGAGCGGCTGGAGGCGATCCTGCGCGGCATGGTGGAGGGCGTGCTGGTCACCGACCTGGTCGGCCGGGTGGCGCTCATGAACGAGCGTGCGCGCGAGCTGCTCGGCCTGCCCGCGGGCCTCGACGGCGCCGGGCGGTCGCTCGTCGAGGTCGCGCGCCAGCCGCAGGTGAGCGAGATGCTGCGCGGGCTCGCCGGGGGCGAGACGGTCCTCTCGCGCGACCTGATGCTCGAGGGCGCCGAGCGCACGACCCTCCAGGTGAACGGGGCTCGGCTGTGCGGCCCCGACGGCCAGCCCTTCGGCTACGTGCTCGTGCTGCACGACGTCACCGAGCTGCGCCGCCTGGAGGTCGTGCGCCGCGACTTCGTCGCCAACGTGTCGCACGAGCTGCGCACGCCGGTCACGGCCATCAAGGGCTACGCGGAGACCCTCCTCGGCCCCGCGGGCGACGACCGCGAGGCGCGGCGGCGTTTTCTCTCGGTCATCGACCGGCACTCGGAGCGCCTCGGGCGGCTGATCGACGACCTGCTCACCCTCTCCGACCTGGAGCTGGGGCGCAGCCCGCTCCGCCTCGGCACGGTCGCCGTTGCGCCCGCGGTGGAGGACGCGCTCCAGATCCTCTCCGACACGGCGGCGCGGGGTGGCGTCGAGCTCGGCGCGCAGGTCGACCCGGCCAGCCCCGCGCTCGAGGCTGACGCGGATCGCTTCCGGCAGGTGCTCATCAACCTGGTCGACAACGCGATCAAGTACACGCCGGGGGGCGGCCGCGTGTTCGTGCGGGCCGCCGCCAGCGGCGCCGAGCACGACGGCATGGTCGAGATCGCCGTCGAGGACACGGGCGTCGGCATCCCCGCGCGGGACCTGCCGCGGCTGACCGAGCGCTTCTTCCGCGTCGACAAGGGACGCTCGCGCGCCCTCGGCGGCACGGGGCTCGGGCTCGCGATCGTGAAGCACATCGTCCAGGCCCATGGCGGCGAGCTCGGCATCACCAGCGCCGTCGGCCGCGGCACCACGGTGCGGGTGCTCTGGCCCGCCGCGGCGCCGGCGCGGCCGGCAGCCGAGGTCGCGCGGTAG
- a CDS encoding response regulator transcription factor produces the protein MGVKRTILVVEDEKDIRELVRFHLEQEGYAVREAESGESALTVVVAERPALVVLDLMLPAMDGLEVCRRLRAAEGTRALPVIMLTAKAAEVDRVLGLEFGADDYVTKPFSPRELVARVRAVLRRTHGEDTPAPHEIFERGRLRLDFDTYEGFIDGERLGLSLREFELLKFFVRHPNRVYDRLQLLDLVWGPDTHVEPRTVDVHVRRLRRRIERDDANPELILTVRGVGYKFNPDALEP, from the coding sequence GTGGGCGTCAAGCGCACGATCCTCGTGGTCGAGGACGAGAAGGACATCCGCGAGCTCGTCCGCTTCCACCTCGAGCAGGAAGGCTATGCCGTCCGTGAGGCGGAGTCGGGCGAGAGCGCCCTGACCGTGGTGGTGGCCGAGCGGCCCGCGCTCGTAGTGCTCGACCTGATGCTGCCGGCGATGGACGGGCTCGAGGTCTGCCGGCGCCTGCGGGCCGCCGAGGGGACGCGCGCCCTCCCGGTCATCATGCTCACCGCCAAGGCGGCGGAGGTGGACCGGGTCCTCGGCCTCGAGTTCGGAGCCGACGACTACGTGACCAAGCCGTTCAGCCCGCGCGAGCTGGTGGCGCGGGTGCGGGCCGTGCTCCGGCGCACGCACGGCGAGGACACCCCGGCCCCGCACGAGATCTTCGAGCGGGGCCGCCTGCGGCTCGACTTCGACACCTACGAGGGGTTCATCGATGGGGAGCGCCTCGGCCTCTCCCTGCGGGAGTTCGAGCTCCTCAAGTTCTTCGTCCGCCACCCCAATCGGGTGTACGATCGGCTCCAGCTCCTGGACCTCGTATGGGGCCCCGACACGCACGTCGAGCCGCGCACCGTGGACGTCCACGTCCGCCGGCTGCGGAGACGCATCGAGCGCGATGACGCCAACCCCGAGCTCATCCTCACCGTCCGCGGCGTCGGCTACAAGTTCAACCCCGACGCGCTCGAGCCGTAG
- a CDS encoding amidotransferase, with amino-acid sequence MVRRGGDADASGEGTSWLVLRHVQAEGLGLLVNVLRDRGIHHRYLDLPRGEAPPRDLTNVGGLIVLGGPMSVYEAERHTFLRTESGLVERAFTAGRPVLGICLGAQLIASVLGARVYAGERREVGWAPITLTPEGRDDPVFGVLEPELTVFHLHGDTYELPPDARNLARSALYEQQAFRWGDVVYGLQFHLEFTETMIQRLATEAESRAYVTGAGVDPKALVRDAAQHVRRLGPVVEKVFAEFFAQCGL; translated from the coding sequence ATGGTGCGTCGGGGTGGGGACGCGGACGCCTCCGGCGAGGGCACCTCCTGGCTCGTGCTCCGGCACGTGCAGGCCGAGGGGCTCGGCCTCCTCGTCAACGTGCTGCGCGACCGGGGCATCCACCATCGCTACCTCGACCTGCCGCGCGGCGAGGCGCCGCCGCGCGACCTCACCAACGTGGGCGGGCTCATCGTGCTGGGCGGGCCCATGTCGGTCTACGAGGCGGAGCGGCACACGTTCCTCCGGACCGAGAGCGGGCTCGTGGAGCGCGCGTTCACCGCGGGCCGCCCGGTGCTCGGCATCTGCCTCGGCGCACAGCTCATCGCGAGCGTGCTCGGAGCGCGGGTCTACGCTGGCGAGCGGCGCGAGGTCGGCTGGGCGCCGATCACGCTCACCCCCGAGGGGCGCGACGATCCCGTCTTCGGCGTCCTCGAGCCCGAGCTCACCGTCTTCCACCTGCACGGCGACACCTACGAGCTGCCGCCCGACGCGCGCAACCTGGCGCGCTCGGCGCTCTACGAGCAGCAGGCCTTCCGCTGGGGCGACGTCGTCTACGGGCTCCAGTTCCACCTCGAGTTCACCGAGACGATGATCCAGCGCCTGGCGACCGAGGCCGAGTCCCGCGCCTACGTCACCGGCGCCGGGGTCGATCCGAAGGCGCTCGTGCGCGACGCCGCGCAGCACGTGCGCCGCCTCGGGCCGGTGGTGGAGAAGGTGTTCGCCGAGTTCTTCGCTCAGTGCGGGCTCTGA
- a CDS encoding alkaline phosphatase family protein, which yields MRALLALAWLLACSLRAAADAPPRPHVYLVIVDGLAARVADAAHMPRLFEAVAHEPAHSSLFPDAHAVMPARTNPNHVTLLTGAYPDAHGITGNAYRSRAPGAPPEKLDNAALIKVETLFTVAETDQPSLATMAALGKPKLARLFAGVPARQRAPDMLWSPERLPPARRDPASGYAPDAETMGAVLALAAAAEPDLAVLNLSDVDRTGHARGPDGPEYVRAVAGADAAVGRLLDDLHARGRWDRSVVIVTADHGMSAVGPTPERPHPVISLEPVLRREMVRGVTVVADGGVEHVYAERVAAGAAAAGDAAEPLARVAALARAAPGVAEVLARLPVPDVPTLGAVHPDWHLDHPRTGELLLVAAPGHQFVDPFDPVEAGLLGNHGGPEDLAVPLVVTGGWAGLRAAPRGTPSPGSVDVAPTIAALLGLRVPRLLDGRAVPPARAGHPIAALLAQSPH from the coding sequence ATGCGCGCCCTCCTGGCCCTCGCGTGGCTCCTCGCCTGCTCGCTGCGCGCCGCGGCGGACGCGCCGCCGCGCCCGCACGTCTACCTCGTGATCGTGGACGGGCTCGCCGCCCGCGTCGCGGACGCGGCGCACATGCCGCGGCTCTTCGAGGCGGTGGCGCACGAGCCCGCGCACAGCTCCCTCTTTCCGGACGCGCACGCGGTCATGCCGGCGCGCACGAACCCGAACCACGTGACGCTGCTGACCGGCGCCTACCCCGACGCGCACGGCATCACGGGGAACGCCTACAGGAGCCGCGCCCCCGGCGCGCCGCCGGAGAAGCTCGACAACGCGGCGCTGATCAAGGTGGAGACCCTCTTCACGGTCGCCGAGACGGACCAGCCGTCGCTCGCGACCATGGCCGCCCTGGGCAAGCCCAAGCTCGCGCGCCTGTTCGCGGGCGTGCCCGCGCGCCAGCGGGCGCCCGACATGCTCTGGTCACCGGAGCGGCTTCCACCCGCCCGCCGCGATCCCGCGAGCGGCTATGCCCCAGACGCCGAGACCATGGGGGCGGTCCTCGCGCTCGCGGCCGCTGCCGAGCCCGACCTCGCGGTGCTGAACCTCTCGGACGTCGACCGGACGGGGCACGCGCGCGGTCCCGACGGGCCGGAGTACGTACGCGCCGTGGCCGGCGCCGACGCTGCCGTCGGCCGCCTGCTCGACGATCTCCACGCCCGCGGGCGCTGGGACCGCTCGGTCGTCATCGTGACCGCCGACCACGGCATGAGTGCCGTCGGCCCGACGCCGGAGCGGCCGCACCCCGTGATCTCGCTCGAGCCCGTGCTCCGGCGGGAGATGGTCCGCGGGGTCACGGTCGTCGCCGACGGCGGCGTGGAGCACGTCTATGCCGAGCGCGTGGCGGCCGGCGCCGCCGCCGCGGGCGATGCGGCGGAGCCGCTCGCCCGCGTCGCCGCGCTCGCGCGCGCGGCGCCGGGTGTCGCGGAGGTGCTGGCCCGCCTGCCCGTGCCGGACGTGCCGACGCTCGGCGCGGTCCATCCCGACTGGCATCTCGACCATCCGCGCACGGGCGAGCTCCTCCTCGTGGCCGCACCCGGTCACCAGTTCGTCGACCCGTTCGACCCGGTCGAGGCGGGGCTCCTCGGCAACCACGGCGGGCCCGAGGACCTCGCCGTGCCGCTCGTCGTGACGGGCGGCTGGGCGGGGCTCCGCGCCGCGCCACGCGGCACGCCGTCGCCCGGCTCGGTGGACGTCGCGCCGACCATCGCCGCGCTCCTCGGGCTGCGCGTGCCCCGGCTGCTCGACGGTCGCGCGGTGCCGCCCGCGCGCGCCGGACACCCGATCGCCGCGCTGCTCGCTCAGAGCCCGCACTGA